TCAAAACGACTGGGATGTAAAAGAATATCCTGACCGTTTTAAACTCGACAGCTTATTCCCAAACACTCCTATCTTCATAGAACGAATTGATGGACATGCAGCGCTTGCTAATGCCACGGCATTAAGAACTGCCAATATTAATAAATGGGAGATGATGGAAGGAGGCAGAATGGGAGTTACAAAAAAAGTTGCCTTCTCCGAAATGGTTGAAGTACCATTCGATGGATTATCAGGTATACTGATTGACAATGCTGTTGATTTAGTAAAAAAAGTAATTCCAAAACCTACAAAAGCTGCCATCAAAAATTCATTATTAGCTGCTCAAAAAAATTGTTTTGCAGTAGGATTAACTACAGTGGATGATGCAGGATTAGAAAAAATAATTATCGATAACATCGATGAACTTCAAAAAAGTGGTGAACTAAAAATGCGCATCTATGCAATGTTGACAGACAACAAAGAAAATGCAGACTATTACTTAAAAGCGGGACCCTACAAAACCGAGCGATTGAATGTTCGTTCTTTTAAATTTTATGCCGATGGTGCTTTAGGGTCAAGAGGTGCTTGTTTATTGCAACCATATTCTGATAAACCAGAAGGACAAGGATTTTTGTTGAGTCATCCACAACATTATGACAGTGCAGCAACCCTTATCCGCAATAAAGGATTTCAAATGAATACACATTGTATAGGCGATTCCGCAGCACGATTGATTTCACAGACGTATTTAAAAACACTAATATCCAATAGTACCGCAAGCCCGGCTCCAATTAGTTATCGCTGGAGAATTGAACATGCACAAGTCATTGACAAAGATGATTTTGAATATTATTCCGGCATGATCCCTTCTGTTCAGCCTACACATGCAACTTCTGACATGTATTGGGCAAAAGACCGATTAGGAGATGAGCGCGTAAAATATGCTTATGCTTATAATGAATTATTAAAAAAAGCTGGACTACTTGCATTGGGAACAGACTTCCCGGTAGAAAATATTAATCCAATGTATACGTTTTATGCTGCAGTAGCTCGAAAAGATTTAAAAGGATTCCCTGAAGGCGGCTTTCAAATGGAGAATGCCTTATCAAGAGAAAACACCTTGCGTGGAATGACTATTTGGGGAGCATTCGCTAACTTTGAAGAAAAAGAAAAAGGAAGTATTGAAATCGGAAAGTTTGCGGATTTTGTAATTCTGGAAGAGGATATTATGAAATGTAACATGGATGAGGTTCCAAAAACGAAAGTGATTTTTACTTTTGTGAATGGTGAAAAGGTTTATGAGAAGCCTTATTGATTTATACCACTAAGGCACTTAGAACATGAAGAAACACTAAGAAGAAGAAGAAGAAGAAGAAACAAATATTTATGAGTACACAGCAAGAGGTGAATGATATTTCTTATAAAATTGTTGGTTGCGCGATAGAAGTACACAAACATTTGGGACCAGGCTTATTAGAATCAATTTATGAAGAATGTTTAATTGAAGAATTAAAAGCAAACAGTTTGATTGTAAATTGCCAAACCTTAGTTCCTATAATCTACAAAGGAAAAAAATTAGGCAATCCCTTAAAGTTAGATTTACTGGTAAACGATTTAGTTATTGTTGAATTAAAATCAGTCGATTTTGTTTTGCCAGTTTTTAAGGCTCAACTACTTTCGTATCTAAAACTAACTGGAAAACCAAAAGGGTTATTGATTAACTTTAATTGTGATAACATTACAAAAGAACTTGTACCTTTAGTAACCGATGAATTCTCGAAACTACCTAAATTTTAGTGAATCTAAGTGGACTAAGTGTCTTAGTGGTAATTTATTTTTACTACTCATTCTCTTACCTCTACTTACTTTTTCACAAGACGGTATGCCTTACCGCAAAGGGAAAGTCAAGCACCGTTTAAGTGTCGGGCCGGTGAAATCGTTTTATAAAAACCATCCAGAGCATACCCTAAACACAAAAGCAAAGCTCGGAGTTAGCGTTTCGTATAAATCTGAAATTCTTTTAGGAAGGCGTACCAATATTTTGTTGGGATTAGATTATTTGAACCAAGCATTCACCTTTAAAGGCTATTACAAAGCACCTGGGTACACCTATGTATTTGACGAAACATTCGCTTACCTGCATGAAATAAGAGTGAATCAGGTTGAATTGCCGTTGATGCTGAAGATTTCATTTATCTCAGAAAAAGCGCATCTATACTCATCTTACTTTCTTGGAGGGATTGGAGCACGTTATATTTTTTCCTCTTATACCGTCATTTCTAACGATTCTACCGGAATTACCGTTTATGATGGAAAGGACAATATTGATTATGAAAACCAGCGCGTCACAAAGGGATTGAATGCATTTTATCAGGGAGGTTTGGGTATTCAATACAACATGCGTAACACCGGTAGAGCCGTCTTTTTTGAATTTACCTATCGTTATGGCATTTCAAGATTGCATTACGATGGAAATAACCAAACCAACAATTTAAATATCAAAGCCAACCATTTGGTTTTCATGTTGGGTTTCCGACTCTGATGTGCTACTTCTTTTTCTTGAATGCACTTTCATACTTTGCAATCCAATCTTTTGGTGTCATTTTACCCATTAGCTCACCAAACAATTTGAACGGAATTTTTTCCGGCTTCTTAAAACGAATACAGCTTTTACCCATATCCAATTTTGCATCCGTATGTTTTGGATATTCTTTTGTAAACCATTCCAACAATTTAGGATCAGAATAGATGCCCATGTGATAAAAGGCAATAAAATTCTTTTGACTAGCAACTGATACAAATGGTAAGGGATCAGCAGGCTTACAATGATAACCATCCGGATAAAGTGAATGCGGTACTACATAGGTTATCATTCCATATCCCATTGTTTCCTGAAATCCTTTCGGAAGATTTTTCAAAATTTCTTTCCGCAATTTCGTCATTGCTTCAATTCGGTCTTCCGGCAATTCAGCCATGTATTGATCTACAGTTGTCGCTTTTGATTGCATAAGTATTTTTTATTTTCTTTTTTTAATGAGTTGTAAAATAAAATATAAAAACGTGAGTGAAAGAAACCCAATATTTATAATGCGAGCAAAGGGAGGTACACCTTCAGGCCATATTTGACCTAAAAGCACAACGCTATTTAAAATCAACAATGCAATTAAGAGTATTTTCTTGCTCATCTGAATTTAAGTTAAAGAATATTATCCACCAATTTTAAATCCTAAACTGCTTCCTTTAGCACGTTGAGTTGCACCAATTTCAAATTCTTTCACATCACTCAACGTTAGCATACTTAAATGTGCCGGAGTTCGCTCAGCGGCCGGCATTTCTGCCAAACGGAGATGTTGGTTTTTAATTGCTTCTGCAGCCACATTTCGAGCTGTTCGTGCATTCCCAAAATGTTTATCACGATTGTTATGTAAATGTGTATAATACGCTTTTAAATGCGCTTCCGCTTCTGCATCTGGTGTTACTTTTTCTTTTGCTAAAATTGCAAGTGTGATGGTATACAAATCTTCTGCTGAATAATCTGTAAAATTAAAGGTACGGTCGAAACGCGATTTCAACCCAGGATTGGATTCAATAAACTCGTGCATATTATCCGTATAACCGGCAACGATTACACCAAATTGTCCACGCAAATCTTCCATCCGCTTTAAAATCACTTGAATGGCTTCTTGTCCGAAATCATGACCTGTTGCACCATTCGCCAAAGCGTAGGCCTCATCAATAAACAAGATTCCACCTTGTGCTTCTTCAATTTTTTCCGCAGTTTTTGTAGCGGTTTGCCCGACCCATCCTGCAACCAGGCCCTCTCTATCAACTTCCACAATATGTCCGCGCTCTAACAAACCTAAGCCTTTATAAATTTTTGCAACGATGCGAGCTACTGTTGTTTTTCCGGTTCCGGGATTTCCGGTAAAGATGCTATGCAATGAAAACTTGTTCAATACATCTCTTCCGGTTTCTTTATAGAAGCGAACCAATTTTACTAATTCGTTGATTTCTTCTTTTACAGAATTCATTCCGGTTAATGCATTTAACTCTGCCAAGCCTTCTTTCAACAATTTTTCGTTCACTTCCAAGCTCAGTTTCTTTTTCCCTTGGGCAGCAAATACTTTTTGCATGTCTGCTAATTCAATGGTAGAAAGCACTTCGTTGGTCAGCTCATTTACATTTGGATGATTCATCAGTCGCAATCCTAAATTCATTTTCGCTTCATCCACCAATGAATAAACATAACGAGCATTTCCGAAGGAATTGTCGCGGGTACGATATACTTCCACCAGCATCTCTTCCATAAATGTTTTCGCTTCAGCAGTGATGGTTACTCCTTTTTTCTTCGCAGCTAACTCAGCAATTGCGAACATTTCTTCCGGCATATAATCTTCAAAATGGAAGTAATGACTAAAACGAGATTTCAATCCTGGATTTGAATCCACAAAATTGGTCATCTCTTTCGGATAGCCGGCACACATAATAGCAATATCGCCTGTTCCATCGCTCATCTCTTTGATTAATATTTCCAAGACTTCATGTCCGAAGTCATTTGAATCTTCTTTCGCTCGCGTTAAAGAATAAGCTTCATCAATGAATAAAATTCCACCTTTAGCTTCTTCAATCATCTTTTTTACCTTCGGAGCGGTTTGACCGATATATTGTGCTACTAAATCAGAGCGATCCACTTCTTTCACATGCCCTTTCGACAACAAACCCATTTTTTTATAGATTTTTCCAAGCATGTTCACGACTGTTGTTTTTCCCGTACCGGGATTTCCGGTAAACACGCTGTGCAAATTAATTTTACCGGAATCTTCAAATCCTTTTTCTTTACGAAGTTTAATGAAGTTAATATAGTTGATATGATCCTTGATATTCTTTTTCACTTCATCCATTCCAACTAACTCGTCAATTTTTGCAAGCAATTGTTCAATGGTTTCTTCTTCCACCGGTGTAGTGGTAACGGCAGCAACCGTTTGCAACGATTGTTCTGCAGCAACCAATGGAGTCATTTCACCTTCTTCTGCAACATCCCCCATTTCAAAAGGGATAAGTGCAACAAGCGTATCCATAAAAACGATTTCAACAGTATATTTATCATCTTTCCATGAGCCGGCCGATTCACTTCCCCAACCTGCATCGATAGCAAATACAGTATCTTGTTTTCCTTTTTCAATTACTCCAGTACGCATACTTTGTCCTTTCGGTTGACCAGCATCGTCATAAAAATTGAAAAAGAATTCGTAATTCCAATCGGTGGTTGGTTTTGTTTTCATTTTAAACTCTACCCATAAGTATGGCGTTTTGCTTCTGTCGAGTTTTTTATAGTAGGTTCTATTGGTAATGTTCCAGCCATCAAACGGACCCGAAAACAACTTTACAGATTCTACACTGAAATATGGATTATAGGAAGCTGATACTTTCCCAACATCTTCCACAAAGAATTTTTTAGACCCGACTAATTCATTGTCGATATAAGCTTCCCATAAATAATCACCTTTGAACCAAAATGTTCCTTCGTTAGGTGTTCCCCAGCCATCACGAACGTAAACAATGTTTTCGTCCATCTTAATTGTGATGGTTGAATCAATAGAACACAATTCTTTACGAGTAGCTCCATCCAGCGAAATCGCTTTCAATGTAATTTTTGCATTCCATTCTGCTTCATCAAATAACTTGTTGTAAAACGAGAATTCTGTTCTTAAATAAGTCGTTTCCATTTTGTCAAAAACGGTACGATACTTCTTAGTTGCGTTCGCCATCCATTCATCAGACGAATAGACTTTTACATCCTTTAACTTATAATTTTTAGCCATAATTATGTTTGGTTTAATCTTCTCTAAAAATAAAATAAAAAAGGGAAAAACAGAAGATTGTTAGAAAATTATTTAGGCATCTTCAAAAATTTAGAGTCGTTCTTAATTTTAGTATCTTTACAATACAATGAAATCAAAATATATTTTTTTAATACTCGCCTTTATTGGCTTGAGTTTTATTGCAAAAAGTCAGTCTCCTACTTTTTTATGGGCAAATAATTCAGGAGGAAACAAAGATGATGCAACAATTAGTGTGGCAACAGATGCAAACGGGAATGTTTTTGCTGGAGGTGAAATTACGAGTGCTTCTGTTACTTATGGAACTACAATACTTTA
This sequence is a window from Bacteroidota bacterium. Protein-coding genes within it:
- a CDS encoding amidohydrolase, producing MQNKRIKIKIFSDFYILNFLLLVLFLNSCSSKQQVDLIVHNAIVYTVDSTFSNAESFAIKDGKFVAVGKNEDILNKYEAKETLDAEGKAVYPGFIDSHCHFYGYGEGLQELDLVGTKSFEEVIEKVVEYAKTNQSEWIVGRGWDQNDWDVKEYPDRFKLDSLFPNTPIFIERIDGHAALANATALRTANINKWEMMEGGRMGVTKKVAFSEMVEVPFDGLSGILIDNAVDLVKKVIPKPTKAAIKNSLLAAQKNCFAVGLTTVDDAGLEKIIIDNIDELQKSGELKMRIYAMLTDNKENADYYLKAGPYKTERLNVRSFKFYADGALGSRGACLLQPYSDKPEGQGFLLSHPQHYDSAATLIRNKGFQMNTHCIGDSAARLISQTYLKTLISNSTASPAPISYRWRIEHAQVIDKDDFEYYSGMIPSVQPTHATSDMYWAKDRLGDERVKYAYAYNELLKKAGLLALGTDFPVENINPMYTFYAAVARKDLKGFPEGGFQMENALSRENTLRGMTIWGAFANFEEKEKGSIEIGKFADFVILEEDIMKCNMDEVPKTKVIFTFVNGEKVYEKPY
- a CDS encoding GxxExxY protein, with product MSTQQEVNDISYKIVGCAIEVHKHLGPGLLESIYEECLIEELKANSLIVNCQTLVPIIYKGKKLGNPLKLDLLVNDLVIVELKSVDFVLPVFKAQLLSYLKLTGKPKGLLINFNCDNITKELVPLVTDEFSKLPKF
- a CDS encoding PorT family protein, whose translation is MPYRKGKVKHRLSVGPVKSFYKNHPEHTLNTKAKLGVSVSYKSEILLGRRTNILLGLDYLNQAFTFKGYYKAPGYTYVFDETFAYLHEIRVNQVELPLMLKISFISEKAHLYSSYFLGGIGARYIFSSYTVISNDSTGITVYDGKDNIDYENQRVTKGLNAFYQGGLGIQYNMRNTGRAVFFEFTYRYGISRLHYDGNNQTNNLNIKANHLVFMLGFRL
- a CDS encoding DUF1801 domain-containing protein gives rise to the protein MQSKATTVDQYMAELPEDRIEAMTKLRKEILKNLPKGFQETMGYGMITYVVPHSLYPDGYHCKPADPLPFVSVASQKNFIAFYHMGIYSDPKLLEWFTKEYPKHTDAKLDMGKSCIRFKKPEKIPFKLFGELMGKMTPKDWIAKYESAFKKKK
- a CDS encoding AAA family ATPase, whose protein sequence is MAKNYKLKDVKVYSSDEWMANATKKYRTVFDKMETTYLRTEFSFYNKLFDEAEWNAKITLKAISLDGATRKELCSIDSTITIKMDENIVYVRDGWGTPNEGTFWFKGDYLWEAYIDNELVGSKKFFVEDVGKVSASYNPYFSVESVKLFSGPFDGWNITNRTYYKKLDRSKTPYLWVEFKMKTKPTTDWNYEFFFNFYDDAGQPKGQSMRTGVIEKGKQDTVFAIDAGWGSESAGSWKDDKYTVEIVFMDTLVALIPFEMGDVAEEGEMTPLVAAEQSLQTVAAVTTTPVEEETIEQLLAKIDELVGMDEVKKNIKDHINYINFIKLRKEKGFEDSGKINLHSVFTGNPGTGKTTVVNMLGKIYKKMGLLSKGHVKEVDRSDLVAQYIGQTAPKVKKMIEEAKGGILFIDEAYSLTRAKEDSNDFGHEVLEILIKEMSDGTGDIAIMCAGYPKEMTNFVDSNPGLKSRFSHYFHFEDYMPEEMFAIAELAAKKKGVTITAEAKTFMEEMLVEVYRTRDNSFGNARYVYSLVDEAKMNLGLRLMNHPNVNELTNEVLSTIELADMQKVFAAQGKKKLSLEVNEKLLKEGLAELNALTGMNSVKEEINELVKLVRFYKETGRDVLNKFSLHSIFTGNPGTGKTTVARIVAKIYKGLGLLERGHIVEVDREGLVAGWVGQTATKTAEKIEEAQGGILFIDEAYALANGATGHDFGQEAIQVILKRMEDLRGQFGVIVAGYTDNMHEFIESNPGLKSRFDRTFNFTDYSAEDLYTITLAILAKEKVTPDAEAEAHLKAYYTHLHNNRDKHFGNARTARNVAAEAIKNQHLRLAEMPAAERTPAHLSMLTLSDVKEFEIGATQRAKGSSLGFKIGG